Part of the Phocoena sinus isolate mPhoSin1 chromosome 17, mPhoSin1.pri, whole genome shotgun sequence genome is shown below.
AATTTCTGTCTTCTTGTAATTTAATGTGTTTATCGTATAGAGACGTTTAATGAAATTATTTGACCTACCCTATGAAAGGTAAGTAGAAATCAAAATTCAGTGTTATATTAACAAAAAGccatagtgatttaaaaaaaaatttaatgtcttattaaaattactttctttaTTGCAGGTTGATTAGAGCACATGCTCTAATCTGAACTTACAGATAATCTTTCAAAGAAcatattaatgtatttaatcaGAGCATTGGTATTGTTTCTTATAAAAGTTTTTACCTTTGTTTAATCGTCATGTACTTTTTTTAGACATTTCACCACCTGTTTCTTCCCCGTGTGGGGTAAGAAAGGAAATGGTAATTAAAGCTTTGCAAGCCCAATATATTTCCCTACCCCACAGATATTCTAAATTAAATAAAGTGAATGAGGTTAGTATTATTAGAGTTGGTTGCTAGCTAGGTAATAACGAGCACATttattctccaaatatttttgtttaataattaatACTACAGGTAAAAAACAATTTGCAAGCAGCCTCTGTGTATGACAGTTTAATTAACAGGGCATAATCAAAATTAGATatgaagaaaaacaactgaattcaATGCAAAATACCAAAAGCTAAAGGTccaagaattcattcattcagacacTAGGTAGAATGAGTTATCATAGCTCTCAAGCAAAACTAAAATAGCAGTGTTCAGttaaaggaaaactgaaatacAGTATAATGTTGGTGAATGTTATAACAGTCAGTCTGAGTTTGACTACATCAAACAGAAGCCCAAAATAATGGTGATGGAAATTTTTCTCAAGTCAAAAACATCCAGAGTGGATAGTCTGAAGCTGACAGTGGCTCCACTGTATCCTCAGGGACCAGCCAGGCTCTTTGCCATCCTTAGCTTTGGCTTTACTGTCAAGGTTAGCTTCTGTCCTTCAGCGACTCTCAAGGCTCTCAGAAGCAGGAAAAGTGGGTAGGGCTAGAGATGAAAGGACTTTCTTTCTTGTAGAGTTGAGTCACTGCCCTCTAAGCAGCCTTCCGAAGTGGCTCACCATCTTGTTAGACACAGCTCCGTCACATGACCACATGAGACTGTGAGGGGAACTGGCATacgttaattaacttgattgtggtgattatttcaaaatgtatacacattaacaaatcatcatgctgtactatatatgtgtgtgtgtgtatatacacacacacacacacacaatatttgtcAGTTATTCCACAATAAAGCtggatgaagaaaaaagaaaagggcttaGAGGCTGGAAAAACCTAACTGTAGAAAATAGGAGGAAATGGATAAATTGACAgctgaaatctgaattttattCTCAACCTACGAAGCAGTGCATATTAGAAAACCTTTCTTTACGCTCAAGTGAAAATGAGACCATCTGTATAATTACTGCATGGGTTCAATTATAATTACTTTCTCCCCCTTTTCAGTTTCTTATGCTGTAATTTGGCCCATATTGTTACAGTGTGTCTTGCAGTTTGGTGTATTCTATCACAAGTGGAAAACACAGACATCGAAATGCAGAAACCAAGACCCTGGGGAAGGGCTAATGGATTACTGATTTGATTTGTCAAATATAGCCAATAATTagtttacctttatttatttattttatttattatttttttttgtggtacgcgggcctctcactgttgtggcctctcccattgtggagcacagactccggacgcacaggctcagtggccatggctcacaggcccagccgctccgtggcatgtggaatcttcccggaccgggggcacgaacccgtgtccccagcatcggcaggcggactctcaaccactgcgccaccagggaagccctagtttaccttttttaaaaaaatatatttatttgattgcaCTGGGTCGTAGTTGTGGctctgggctccttagttgtggcatgcgaactcttagttgcagcatgcatgtgggatctagttccctgaccagggatcgaacccgggcccccttcattgggagcgtggagtcttatccactgcaccaccagcgaagtcccagtTTACCATTTTTAACAGCATTAAAAGTTGCATCACCTTAGTTCaaaccaccaaaacaaaacatgaattaGCAAAAACATTGTTGGAATCTGTGATTCCTCCGGATAGTGTTGGCTTGTGCATATAACGTAGAGATAAAGATTAAGAAGAATGATGCCAACAAGAAACCTGGTGTGGTGTGTATCTACATCAGGTTGATAAGTGCTTTGTTGTTTTGAAACTTACAGCAGGGGTTTTATGTCAGGTCAGCCTGAAAAATGGTTCTCAGATGTTATGTTCTGCTGTGTTCTGATTGACTTTGAAATGATGATTTTTTACATTCCCTAACAAAGCCTGTGTGACAGCCAACCTTCTGTCTTCCTTGCAGGACAGAGATCCGGAAAAGGGAACCCCTTCAGGATGATCTTCCTTTCTTCGAGAGGCCCCTAGGCCGGCAGTTTTCCTTACCAAACCTGTCTCCGGAAGAGCCTCCACGGCAGACCATGACACTGGCCAACGAGGAAGCACTGCAGAAGATCTGTGCCCTCGAAAGTGAGCTTGCTGCCCTCAGAGCTCAGATTGCCAAAATTGTGACCCTCCAGGAACAGCAAAACCTCAGTGCAGGTCTGCAAGTCCTACATTTGTTTTAACCAGCAAACTGGAAATTAGGAGAAtgccactaatttgaaaagaaaaaagaaatgtatatatagaagtgtaactgaatcactttgctgtacacctgaaactaacacaacattgtaaatcagctatattacaataaaagtttaaaaaagaaaaaaaagtaacagccATTGGGCTTGTTGGAAAATCAGGGGTCAGTCCTCTGCATTGTCCAGTACAGGACCCAGTCAAGGTtaagtagtttttgtttgttttgaacaaTCTTAATGCCGTCAGAGAGGATGATGAGTGTATtttgaaaacacaacatatacatacattgaTAACAGTTGAATTGCTACTAGTGAATGCTGTGGTAAACTTAGTTGTCTGTGATAATGGCACCATTCACATCAGACAGGAGGTAATCGCAAAAAACAACCCTGACAGGGTTGAGTGCTGTTTACTGACCTACATGTCCTGAGGCAAGTACTTGGCCTTTCTACCTCCCTTTCCTgctctaaaatggggatagtagttACCTATGGTAGGGAGTAAACGTGGAGATTATATACGATACCTTCAGCACATAGTAGATATTCAGTAgtcatttttctccctcttgcCCAGAGTGGAAACTGAATTCAGGTCCTTTGACTCCTGGACCACTACTGTTGCTTTTATTTGTGTGGCACTGTCACTTTGGAGAAGAAACCATAGCCTTGAAATCCTAGCCCATTAACCTGTTGGTAGATAGTGGTTGTTTTTCCAAGTGTTGTTCCCTGAGTCCTGGCGAGACTCAGCATAAGCCAACTCTAAAGGTTAAAGGATAGGACAGTTATTCTGCCTCTGAGCCACTTTGCTTGTGGTCCTAGAGTTTAATGTAACCCCACATGGAAGCCTCATCCAACCTGGGTCAGGCCAAGATGGGCAGAGGGCGAGTGCACTCCCCACACCTGGTGTTACTTAAGTGAAATTTGCATGTAACTTATGAAAAACCAAAGTCCTGCCCTTTTCTGTTTAACCTATGAATtacatttctcttttgctttacCTCCCTCTTCCGGCAGACTAGAAAACTACTGTAAATTGTGAGATAATTTGGGGCTTTATGTTAAACTTCTATTTACAATCCAAATCCCTTGAGTAAAACTCGTGTGCATCGAGTTCCCCCTAATTAATACAGTTCACCCCCAAAACAACTCTGTAATTTCCAATTATGCAGAAAGATGAATTTTTAGGTCCTTATTTTAGAACCACTTTAACTCTTGGTTACTTCTTGTTTAGGAAATtaactataactttttttttcctcccagaaatTTGTTCAACAATAAATCTAAAACTTTAAACACACTTTGGTCAATGCACATTCTAGTTAACGCTCAATTAAATCTTctatgtaaatatacttaaaaagAACCACGAATGTATCAAATGGTTTTTTCAAATACTTAACTCTAGTACTAAATTGTCAAACTGTATATACTGAAGATAGTTATGTGTGCAGTACAGATGCTCTGTTTCATCTAAAAGTAGCTACACACTTGGCAGCAGTCAGACTTGAACAGTGGAGATCACAAAAGCGCCCTGTTAAGTTAAATGGAATGTTTCCATCtggagagtttgggattaaatgATACAGTGACTGAGATGCAGGCATTTAGATTCCAACCAAGTAACTGAAACTTCCTTTCTACTTACATAACTTTGATTCTTTTTAAGGATACTGTTTTCAGATATAAAGTCCTTAACATAATGttgcttttaaaatagtttatttgcCTATTACCAGCAGGATCAAAATGACTTTCCCTTGTTTCTGTAGGTGACTTAGAATCTACGGCATCCGTTGCCCCAGCGCCACCCTGTGTCCCACCagctccccctccgccacctcccctccctctgtcAGGGCTCCACAAAAGCGCATCTGCTATTGATCTGATTAGAGATCGAAGAGAGAAAAACGCCTGTGCTGGAAAGACTTCAGTCAAGAGCAGTCCAAAGAAATCTGATATGCCAAATATGCTGGAGATCCTTAAAGACATGAACAGCGTGAAACTTCGGTCAGTAAAAAGGTGAGGATATATTTGCCTTCTTTCTCActtcccttgattttttttgCCTAAAACCAAGtactaggtttcttttttttttttgaattttt
Proteins encoded:
- the MTFR1 gene encoding mitochondrial fission regulator 1 isoform X4, with the translated sequence MNKNTWEENSNFCSFYGKLTSPTTEWSPRQPGEDAVVSFADVGWVAKEEGECSTRRRTEIRKREPLQDDLPFFERPLGRQFSLPNLSPEEPPRQTMTLANEEALQKICALESELAALRAQIAKIVTLQEQQNLSAGDLESTASVAPAPPCVPPAPPPPPPLPLSGLHKSASAIDLIRDRREKNACAGKTSVKSSPKKSDMPNMLEILKDMNSVKLRSVKRSAQDTKPKPVDAADPAALIAEALRKKFAYRYRCDSQGEAEKGIPKSESEGTSERVLFGPHMLKSTGKMKALIENVSTS